A portion of the Oxynema aestuarii AP17 genome contains these proteins:
- a CDS encoding DUF3747 domain-containing protein, which produces MKTSLRLKIAALATATLSAIAPIAPSVAATFGQREVQQNRFIAVAQPFMGGRAHKLLVIEQISDARSCWSESGDNPTIVNPLLINFDFTGICGRGTDANGYSVRVGGQDVGIRYALRVVKRGGDILLVAVDDFDRQEMVIGRTNGTTTGFAKIQLDPGWRFAKRTYQGQTLGHVYFTNDQSLTALAQPIGSSGSRPTPTPTPTPTPTYTFPDVRGDIYAREIEEAVNMGFVAGFREDNTFRPLNSVTREQLVSLVLEALQNIEGANISIPSSMTTRPFYDVEASRWSAAKIQWAKNNNIVSGYRDGSFRPSEPVTRAEMMAVLRRAAEYGKSLRGQSSTLESTTSTMQFSDTSGHWADSLVSQMSSYCNVASAYNESGSRFYPNNPALRNYAAAATLRMINCVKR; this is translated from the coding sequence ATGAAAACTTCACTTCGTCTTAAAATTGCTGCTTTAGCAACGGCCACTCTTTCGGCGATCGCCCCCATTGCCCCCTCCGTAGCGGCAACGTTCGGACAAAGAGAAGTCCAACAAAACCGCTTTATCGCCGTCGCCCAACCCTTCATGGGCGGTAGAGCGCACAAACTCTTAGTGATCGAGCAAATCTCCGACGCGCGCTCCTGCTGGAGTGAAAGCGGCGACAACCCCACGATCGTCAATCCCCTCCTAATCAACTTCGACTTTACCGGAATTTGCGGTCGCGGCACCGACGCCAACGGCTATTCCGTCCGGGTCGGCGGTCAAGACGTAGGCATTCGCTACGCCCTGCGCGTCGTCAAACGCGGCGGCGACATACTTCTCGTCGCCGTGGACGATTTCGATCGCCAAGAAATGGTCATCGGACGCACCAATGGCACCACTACCGGCTTTGCCAAAATTCAACTGGATCCCGGTTGGCGCTTTGCCAAGCGTACCTATCAAGGTCAAACCCTCGGGCACGTCTATTTCACCAACGACCAATCCTTAACCGCCCTCGCCCAACCGATCGGATCCTCCGGAAGCAGACCGACGCCGACCCCGACGCCGACCCCGACGCCGACATACACCTTCCCCGACGTTCGCGGCGATATCTACGCCCGAGAAATCGAGGAAGCGGTCAACATGGGCTTCGTCGCCGGGTTCCGCGAAGACAATACCTTCCGTCCTCTCAATTCCGTCACCCGCGAACAACTCGTCTCCCTCGTCCTCGAAGCCCTGCAAAATATTGAGGGCGCCAATATCTCTATCCCCAGCAGTATGACGACTCGTCCCTTCTACGATGTGGAAGCCTCGCGCTGGAGTGCGGCCAAAATTCAATGGGCGAAGAACAACAATATCGTCAGTGGCTACCGCGATGGCAGTTTCCGCCCCTCCGAACCCGTCACCCGCGCCGAAATGATGGCCGTTTTACGTCGCGCGGCGGAATATGGCAAGAGTCTGCGCGGTCAGAGTTCTACTCTCGAATCGACCACTTCCACCATGCAGTTTTCGGATACGTCCGGTCACTGGGCTGATTCCCTCGTCAGTCAAATGTCGTCTTATTGCAACGTCGCTTCGGCGTATAACGAAAGTGGTAGCCGATTTTATCCGAACAATCCTGCGTTGCGTAACTACGCGGCAGCAGCGACGTTACGCATGATTAATTGTGTCAAACGTTAG
- the infC gene encoding translation initiation factor IF-3: MIDKRHYNRDVPQINERIRFPKIRAIDTDGSQMGIITPQEALRIAQEKELDLVLVSDKADPPVCRIMDYGKYKFEQEKKRKEAKRKQHAAEVKEVKMRYKIEEHDYNVRLSQAQRFLKSGDKVKATVMFRGREIQHSDLAETLLNRMATDLKELAEVQQGPKREGRSMMMLLSPKK, encoded by the coding sequence GTGATTGACAAAAGACACTACAATCGGGACGTCCCCCAAATCAACGAAAGAATTCGGTTTCCCAAGATTCGCGCGATCGATACCGACGGAAGCCAAATGGGGATTATAACGCCGCAAGAGGCGCTACGAATTGCCCAAGAAAAAGAATTGGACTTGGTGTTGGTCAGCGATAAAGCCGATCCCCCCGTTTGCCGAATCATGGATTATGGCAAATACAAGTTCGAGCAAGAGAAAAAGAGGAAAGAGGCTAAGAGAAAGCAGCACGCGGCTGAAGTTAAAGAAGTGAAGATGCGCTACAAGATTGAGGAACACGATTACAACGTGCGTCTTTCTCAAGCGCAGCGCTTCCTCAAATCTGGGGATAAGGTGAAAGCCACGGTGATGTTCCGAGGTCGGGAGATTCAACATAGCGACTTGGCAGAAACGTTGCTCAATCGCATGGCGACTGACTTAAAAGAATTGGCCGAGGTTCAGCAAGGCCCCAAACGAGAGGGTCGCAGCATGATGATGTTGCTGTCTCCGAAGAAGTAA
- a CDS encoding HEAT repeat domain-containing protein, with the protein MELKDRQSTKSRVAQGLLQWVNLRPEEGERTWLMFAFYTLTSVGLLWLEASTVGLFLDEYGASSLPWIYIAGAAIGSSLGFLYSWLQKILPLRRAIVAIACLMAAPLLLFRVGLAVAAVASITVFLMRLWMDASYVLNDLNTSITANQLFNIREIKRTYPIISSGILLADVISGFSLPALIEFVGLKNVTLMSCAMMGLGAFILFYLSQSYQQAFPDAPRRRLQENQQDYTNRRLAGPLKQYAIPLFAFFILAEALYLLVDFQFLSELEQQAPEGQSLAIGIASFLGLFNGVLGIFELAMQWFVSSRLIERVGVFAAAMILPGCLCAIGLVSLTQLLPFFWGLVALKFIEELLQYTLIEGTGPVLFQPLPDSIRSNIQAMVNGIAEPISTGVAGLMILTTIALCNFFLPDASAQEQTDIQGLFFVLAIVLLGLGWLFVVWILRSRYLGLLVSSAERGRFGVSDVDMRAFKRTIVETLEQSGREEDKRSCIELLTQIDPENVGDVLAPLLVNLTPALQRQSLEEMLRRPNPTYKNYVEQLVERPSSTEVLALALRYIWLTEADLDIETLRPYLDSAVDPVVRGTAASLIMRRGNREQKAEATNTLRRMLTNKDEQERIMGCRALGEADYLQGLRLYIPNLLQDESLRVRCALLEVIAATRFEEYYPSLLRGLYYKSTRDSAMRALVRLDNEIIDRLVALAEDIHKPDLVRMHAWMALGQIGTIEALDSLIGHLIASWGTTRRNILRILLKMPRESGIEGVLDRLGRSGVEMLIDQELMFMGQIYATLNDLTKDRVRGREAKLLRSALHDLIADAIDRLFLLMKFLYPFGSIQAAAFNLKSGVRSNMARGLEILDNTLDIPSKRIVLSVLDRHSDLEKLQTLSDLFAYETMSPSDRLRRLVEYRYFLSDWPLACCFHLARASRWSLTAEQTLACLRHPKGFVREAVLAYLRVASPRALAELLPMMIDDPDRLVAAQVKQMMAELGLSDTHSRPRTAPSRQPNLPNYRGIAGFEAT; encoded by the coding sequence ATGGAACTTAAAGATCGGCAGTCAACCAAGAGTCGAGTCGCTCAAGGCTTGCTTCAATGGGTCAATCTCCGCCCGGAAGAAGGAGAGCGAACGTGGCTGATGTTTGCGTTTTATACCTTAACTTCAGTCGGACTGCTGTGGTTGGAAGCGAGTACGGTCGGTTTGTTCCTCGACGAATACGGGGCCAGTTCCCTGCCGTGGATTTATATTGCCGGGGCGGCGATCGGCAGTAGTTTGGGCTTTTTGTATTCTTGGTTACAGAAAATTTTGCCGTTGCGGCGGGCGATCGTGGCGATCGCCTGTTTGATGGCCGCCCCGTTACTCTTATTTCGCGTCGGATTAGCCGTGGCGGCGGTCGCCAGCATCACCGTTTTCCTGATGCGCTTGTGGATGGATGCGTCTTACGTCCTCAACGACCTCAACACCTCGATTACCGCCAACCAACTCTTTAACATCCGCGAAATCAAGCGGACTTACCCAATTATCAGTAGCGGGATTTTACTCGCCGACGTGATCAGTGGTTTTTCACTCCCCGCGCTGATCGAATTTGTCGGCTTAAAAAACGTCACCTTGATGTCCTGTGCGATGATGGGATTGGGGGCGTTTATTCTGTTTTATCTGAGTCAGTCTTACCAACAAGCTTTTCCCGACGCTCCCCGGCGACGCCTACAGGAAAACCAACAAGATTACACCAACAGGCGCTTGGCCGGACCGTTAAAACAATATGCGATTCCTTTATTTGCCTTTTTTATTCTGGCGGAAGCTCTATATTTATTAGTTGATTTTCAATTTTTAAGCGAACTGGAACAACAAGCCCCAGAAGGTCAAAGCTTGGCGATCGGGATTGCCAGCTTTCTCGGACTATTTAACGGGGTTTTGGGAATTTTTGAATTGGCGATGCAGTGGTTTGTCTCCAGTCGGTTGATCGAACGGGTGGGGGTGTTTGCGGCGGCGATGATTTTGCCCGGATGCTTGTGCGCGATCGGTTTAGTTTCGCTGACTCAACTGCTGCCCTTTTTCTGGGGTCTCGTCGCCCTCAAATTTATCGAAGAACTGCTGCAATATACCCTGATTGAAGGGACCGGTCCGGTATTGTTTCAACCCTTACCCGACAGCATTCGCAGTAACATCCAGGCGATGGTCAACGGCATTGCCGAGCCGATTTCGACCGGGGTAGCGGGTCTGATGATTTTAACCACGATCGCGTTGTGTAACTTTTTCTTGCCCGACGCCAGCGCCCAAGAACAGACGGACATTCAAGGATTGTTTTTCGTACTGGCGATCGTGCTGTTGGGTTTGGGCTGGTTGTTCGTGGTTTGGATTTTGCGATCGCGCTACTTGGGTTTGCTCGTCTCCAGTGCCGAACGCGGACGCTTTGGGGTCTCTGACGTCGATATGCGCGCCTTCAAACGCACGATCGTCGAAACCCTCGAACAAAGCGGTCGGGAAGAAGACAAGCGATCGTGTATCGAACTGCTCACCCAAATCGACCCGGAAAACGTCGGCGACGTTCTCGCACCCCTGCTGGTCAATCTCACCCCCGCCTTACAACGGCAAAGCCTGGAAGAAATGCTCAGGCGACCCAATCCGACGTATAAAAACTACGTCGAACAGCTCGTCGAACGCCCGTCTTCCACAGAAGTGTTGGCCCTGGCGTTGCGCTATATCTGGCTGACCGAAGCGGACCTCGATATCGAAACCTTACGCCCCTATCTCGATTCGGCAGTGGATCCGGTCGTGCGCGGGACGGCGGCTTCGCTGATCATGCGCCGGGGCAACCGCGAACAAAAAGCCGAAGCGACGAATACCTTGCGGCGAATGCTCACGAATAAAGACGAGCAGGAACGGATTATGGGCTGTCGCGCCCTCGGAGAAGCGGATTACTTGCAGGGATTGCGGCTGTACATTCCCAATTTGCTCCAGGACGAATCGTTGCGAGTGCGCTGCGCCCTGTTAGAGGTGATTGCGGCGACCCGGTTTGAGGAATATTACCCGTCGTTGCTGCGCGGTTTGTATTATAAGTCCACGCGAGATTCGGCGATGCGGGCGTTGGTGCGTTTGGATAACGAGATTATCGATCGCCTCGTGGCGTTGGCAGAGGACATTCACAAGCCCGATTTAGTGCGAATGCACGCTTGGATGGCCTTGGGACAGATCGGGACCATCGAAGCTCTCGATTCGCTGATCGGTCATTTGATCGCCAGTTGGGGGACGACGCGGCGCAATATTTTGCGAATTTTATTGAAAATGCCCAGAGAATCGGGAATTGAGGGGGTTCTCGATCGCCTCGGACGCAGTGGGGTCGAAATGCTGATCGACCAAGAGTTAATGTTTATGGGTCAAATTTATGCGACCCTCAACGATTTGACCAAAGACCGGGTGCGCGGACGGGAAGCGAAGTTGTTACGCAGTGCCTTGCACGATTTGATTGCCGACGCGATCGATCGCCTGTTTTTGTTGATGAAGTTTCTTTATCCTTTCGGTTCGATTCAGGCGGCAGCGTTCAATCTTAAGTCTGGCGTGCGATCGAATATGGCCAGAGGGCTCGAAATCTTGGATAATACCCTGGATATCCCCAGCAAACGTATTGTCCTGTCGGTTTTAGACCGCCACTCGGATCTGGAGAAGTTGCAAACACTTTCCGACTTGTTTGCTTATGAAACAATGTCGCCGAGCGATCGCCTGCGTCGCTTGGTGGAATATCGTTATTTCTTATCCGACTGGCCGTTAGCCTGTTGTTTCCATCTCGCTCGTGCCTCTCGTTGGAGTTTGACCGCCGAACAAACCCTCGCCTGTTTGCGCCATCCGAAAGGTTTTGTTCGCGAAGCGGTACTGGCTTATCTGCGAGTCGCTTCGCCACGGGCTTTGGCCGAATTGCTGCCGATGATGATCGACGATCCCGATCGCCTCGTCGCCGCACAAGTGAAGCAGATGATGGCAGAATTGGGTCTGAGCGATACTCATTCCCGTCCTCGAACGGCTCCCAGTCGCCAGCCGAATTTGCCGAACTATCGCGGAATCGCGGGATTTGAGGCCACGTGA
- a CDS encoding Crp/Fnr family transcriptional regulator — protein MLTSVDRLLFVRAVPIFKELRDDFLVRLASVMDELSFPAKHTIFTEGQEGRSLYIVVKGRVRVHIGNRDLAQLEKGACFGEMSLFDAEPRSASVSTLDACDCLVLTQQQLYDAIDETPGIAINIIRLLSRRIRELNRANSAQQSSSAQGSASQSTARNLDSNAVGG, from the coding sequence ATGCTCACCAGTGTTGACCGCTTATTATTTGTCAGGGCCGTTCCGATTTTTAAGGAACTACGGGATGATTTTCTCGTCCGGCTGGCTTCGGTCATGGACGAACTTTCTTTTCCGGCAAAACATACGATTTTTACCGAAGGTCAGGAGGGGCGATCGCTCTATATTGTGGTGAAAGGACGGGTGCGGGTTCACATCGGCAACCGCGATTTAGCACAATTGGAAAAAGGCGCCTGTTTCGGCGAAATGTCGTTGTTTGATGCGGAACCGCGTTCGGCTTCGGTGTCCACCCTCGATGCGTGCGATTGTTTGGTGCTGACCCAACAGCAACTCTACGACGCGATCGATGAAACGCCGGGGATTGCTATTAATATTATTCGCTTGCTCTCCCGTCGCATTCGCGAACTCAATCGCGCTAATTCCGCACAACAATCGTCTTCTGCTCAAGGATCTGCCAGTCAAAGTACTGCCCGCAATCTCGATAGTAATGCGGTCGGGGGTTAA
- a CDS encoding rhomboid family intramembrane serine protease — translation MIPIDDNLPQRSPPIATTILIALNIAIFIIELHLDARGELTDFLNTWALVPARLTSMANDAIASQNPAAWVALLAMGGGSLLSAMFLHGSFSQILGNLLFLWVFGRKVEDILGHFTYFGFYLLCGILSGIGQAIAEPSLSAFLIGANGAIAAILGAYLLNFPKAKIDSLLPLIIVFIPVEVPAFFYSLWWFVQQIFYGIGELGGLYANINPSSTGYWLHGLGMAIGAGSIPFFVRFKPKTAIY, via the coding sequence ATGATTCCCATTGACGATAATTTACCCCAACGATCGCCTCCGATCGCGACGACTATTTTAATTGCTTTAAATATTGCCATTTTTATTATCGAACTGCACTTAGATGCTCGTGGTGAACTCACCGACTTTCTCAACACTTGGGCGCTCGTTCCCGCACGCTTGACTTCCATGGCCAACGATGCGATCGCGAGCCAAAATCCCGCCGCTTGGGTCGCCTTATTGGCTATGGGAGGCGGTTCGCTCTTGTCGGCAATGTTTCTGCACGGGAGTTTTAGTCAAATTTTGGGAAATTTATTATTTTTATGGGTCTTTGGTCGCAAAGTCGAAGATATTTTAGGCCATTTTACTTACTTTGGTTTTTATTTACTCTGTGGGATTTTGTCCGGGATCGGACAGGCGATCGCCGAACCGAGTTTGTCTGCTTTTTTGATTGGCGCTAATGGGGCGATCGCCGCAATTTTAGGGGCTTATTTACTCAACTTTCCCAAAGCAAAAATTGACAGTCTTTTACCGTTAATTATTGTTTTTATTCCTGTCGAAGTTCCTGCCTTTTTCTATAGTTTATGGTGGTTCGTCCAGCAGATCTTTTACGGAATAGGAGAACTCGGAGGACTTTACGCGAATATCAATCCGAGTAGTACGGGATATTGGTTACACGGACTGGGAATGGCCATCGGTGCGGGATCGATCCCCTTTTTCGTAAGGTTTAAGCCGAAAACTGCGATTTATTAA
- a CDS encoding FG-GAP-like repeat-containing protein, producing MKVIEARHPQNEIALIDPNLPAWELLAAGIKKGIELIILDPVGDPLEQIAAALRDRPHTKAVHLISHGSPGTLHLGNISINGNHFDRYASLFNSFYQLSLNDPQFSVLLYGCNIAAGEIGRTFIEKLHHLTGANIAASSSPVGNRKRGGHWDLDAIAGKIGAQKAFSAPAMAAYPALLEVTFDSPSLYKVGNTPYFVALGDFNGDNHLDLAVANSGDDTISILLANDNGSFSPQTKFSVGDAPHSLAVEDFNGDGKADVVVANSSDTKVSVLLGDGNGSFNPEMTYEVGSKPPRSVAVGDFNSDGKVDLAVANSSWPMGSSIDDQVAILLGNGAGSFSLETTYQVGNGSDASLAVGDFNGDNNADLAVANYRDGKVAVLLGNGTGSFDSPIAYGVGDGASCVAVADLNDDGNSDLAVTTTSNNGVSVLLGDGTGNFNPQTIDEIGISSPTSVAIADFDGDGKLDLAVGCSWDYKIALLLQSANGVFGAANTYQAVKSPRSLAVGDFNGDGQPDLAAVNAVYDGNVSEVYSFYVGVFLNTTPVSPTPSTPVISIAPDTNADETESTEGTFDITLDRAAPTGGLTVNFNVAGTATKADDYNLSAGNNITEVTATSFTIAAGATNATLTVVPIDDNEVETDGETVEIQLEAGSNYTVNTTDNTAEIAIADNDSSEIEVKEPEIEVNDGTTEIEDGTTTILDWGSTPVGTPLSKTLTIANTGNADLNLSNLNLPEGFSIVGTLPSTIAPGTSGSLQIQLDAIAAGSFDGTLSFESNDADEDLFDFAIGAQVTDSGQSGDTTTTGGGTTTTGGDTTTTGGGTTTTGGDTTTTGGDTTTTGGGTTNTGGDTTTTGGGTTNTGGDTTTTGGGTTTTGGGTTNTGGDTTTTGGGTTTTGGDTTTTGGGTTNTGGGGWEAIAPQLPYCPSVPLEQRSLNTNSTPEAVQLPLPEFHLDCTCPPLPEIPAVCFGNPQVPSNNAGDDTLIGTESNNYLLGGRGNDFLQGLESSDTLLAGNGSPIPVGSLGDRDLIHANRGNDILQGCEGNDTLCGGKDNDIAHGGKDDDCIWGDLGSDTLMGDLGNDSLWGGTSNPDVRDVSGEDLLFGGAGDDFLNGDGGNDSLSGGEGNDTLRGAENDDLIQSNGGDDWLMGDEGNDRLCGSDGNDTIFGGLGSDRPIGSVGEKDVLGGGAGDDFLNGNEGEDRLCGGDGNDTLHGGKDNDVVGGGDGDDLLWGDLGDDTLIGGEGNDRFVLQAGAGTDAIADFVSGTDAIALAGGLTFAQLDLSETGTVTLIQFQDEVLATLIGVVNLSAADFTLIETSDSF from the coding sequence ATGAAAGTCATCGAAGCTCGACATCCTCAAAATGAAATTGCCTTAATCGACCCGAACCTTCCCGCCTGGGAACTCCTCGCGGCGGGGATAAAAAAAGGAATAGAACTCATTATCCTCGACCCCGTTGGGGATCCCCTAGAACAAATCGCGGCAGCGCTGCGCGATCGCCCCCATACCAAAGCCGTTCACCTCATCAGTCACGGTTCCCCCGGCACCCTACATTTGGGCAATATCAGTATTAACGGTAATCATTTCGACCGCTACGCCAGCTTATTCAACAGCTTTTATCAACTCTCCCTTAACGATCCTCAATTTTCCGTCCTCCTCTACGGCTGCAATATCGCTGCCGGAGAAATCGGGCGAACCTTCATCGAGAAATTACACCATTTAACAGGCGCCAATATCGCTGCATCTAGCTCCCCAGTCGGGAATCGCAAACGAGGCGGACACTGGGACTTAGACGCCATTGCCGGAAAAATAGGAGCGCAAAAAGCCTTCTCTGCCCCCGCAATGGCCGCCTACCCCGCCCTCCTCGAAGTCACCTTTGACAGTCCAAGCCTTTATAAAGTGGGAAATACGCCCTATTTTGTAGCGTTGGGAGACTTCAACGGCGACAACCATCTGGACTTGGCCGTAGCCAACTCCGGAGACGACACAATTTCGATCCTGTTAGCCAATGACAACGGCAGCTTTAGCCCTCAAACAAAATTTTCGGTAGGAGATGCCCCACACTCGTTAGCAGTGGAAGATTTCAACGGGGATGGAAAAGCTGATGTGGTTGTGGCTAATTCTTCCGATACCAAAGTTTCAGTCCTTTTGGGCGATGGGAATGGCAGTTTCAACCCTGAAATGACTTATGAGGTAGGCAGTAAACCTCCTCGTTCCGTAGCCGTGGGGGACTTCAACAGCGATGGCAAAGTCGATTTGGCTGTGGCCAATTCTTCTTGGCCTATGGGAAGTTCTATCGATGACCAAGTTGCGATCTTGTTGGGAAACGGGGCGGGCAGTTTCAGCCTTGAGACAACCTATCAGGTGGGCAATGGGTCTGATGCCTCTTTAGCCGTGGGAGACTTCAACGGTGATAACAACGCTGATTTGGCTGTGGCCAACTATCGGGATGGCAAAGTTGCCGTACTCTTGGGGAACGGCACTGGCAGCTTCGATTCTCCGATCGCCTATGGGGTAGGAGATGGGGCAAGTTGCGTTGCAGTAGCCGATTTAAACGACGATGGGAACAGTGATTTAGCCGTAACGACTACAAGCAATAATGGTGTTTCGGTACTGTTAGGAGACGGTACGGGTAACTTTAACCCTCAGACGATCGATGAGATAGGGATTAGTTCCCCTACCAGTGTAGCGATCGCGGATTTCGATGGAGATGGCAAGCTTGATTTAGCAGTTGGATGTTCTTGGGACTACAAAATTGCCCTACTTTTGCAAAGCGCCAATGGTGTATTCGGTGCTGCGAACACGTATCAAGCAGTCAAGTCTCCACGCTCTCTTGCCGTGGGTGATTTTAACGGTGATGGTCAGCCAGATTTAGCGGCAGTGAACGCTGTATATGATGGGAATGTGTCTGAGGTTTACTCATTTTACGTTGGGGTTTTTTTAAATACGACTCCTGTGAGTCCAACTCCTAGCACTCCGGTTATTTCGATCGCTCCAGATACCAATGCAGACGAAACTGAGTCAACGGAGGGCACCTTCGACATTACTTTAGACCGAGCGGCACCCACTGGGGGCTTGACCGTCAACTTCAATGTCGCGGGTACCGCAACGAAAGCCGACGACTACAACTTGAGTGCGGGAAACAATATCACCGAGGTGACGGCTACGAGTTTCACGATCGCCGCCGGAGCCACTAACGCCACGTTAACCGTAGTTCCGATCGACGATAACGAGGTCGAAACCGACGGGGAAACGGTCGAAATCCAGCTAGAAGCAGGCAGCAACTACACCGTCAACACCACGGACAATACGGCTGAGATCGCGATCGCAGACAACGACTCCTCAGAAATCGAGGTTAAAGAACCAGAAATTGAAGTCAACGACGGCACGACGGAGATCGAGGACGGCACGACAACGATTTTGGACTGGGGCAGCACTCCCGTGGGTACGCCTCTCAGCAAGACGCTGACAATCGCCAATACGGGCAATGCCGACCTCAATCTCAGCAATCTCAATCTCCCAGAGGGATTCAGCATCGTTGGAACCTTGCCATCTACAATTGCGCCGGGAACTTCGGGCAGCTTACAAATTCAATTGGATGCTATTGCTGCTGGCAGTTTTGACGGTACGCTCTCGTTTGAAAGTAACGACGCCGACGAAGATCTGTTTGATTTTGCGATCGGCGCTCAAGTGACTGACTCGGGACAGTCTGGAGACACGACGACCACGGGTGGCGGCACGACGACCACGGGTGGAGACACGACGACCACGGGTGGCGGCACGACGACCACGGGTGGAGACACGACGACCACGGGTGGAGATACGACGACCACGGGTGGCGGCACGACGAACACGGGTGGAGATACGACGACCACGGGTGGCGGCACGACGAACACGGGTGGAGACACGACGACCACGGGTGGCGGCACGACGACCACGGGTGGCGGCACGACGAACACGGGTGGAGATACGACGACCACGGGTGGCGGCACGACGACCACGGGTGGAGATACGACGACCACGGGTGGCGGCACGACGAACACGGGTGGTGGAGGATGGGAGGCGATCGCTCCTCAATTACCTTACTGTCCGAGTGTTCCTCTAGAACAACGTTCTCTAAACACGAACAGTACCCCGGAAGCAGTACAACTTCCCTTGCCAGAGTTTCATTTAGACTGTACTTGTCCTCCCCTTCCCGAAATTCCAGCAGTCTGCTTTGGTAACCCTCAAGTTCCTAGTAATAATGCTGGCGACGACACCTTAATTGGCACGGAAAGTAACAATTACCTGCTTGGCGGTCGCGGTAATGATTTCCTCCAAGGTTTGGAAAGTTCCGATACGCTTCTCGCTGGCAATGGCAGTCCCATTCCTGTGGGATCCCTGGGCGATCGCGATCTCATTCACGCCAACCGAGGGAATGACATCCTTCAAGGATGCGAGGGCAACGATACCCTTTGCGGCGGCAAAGATAACGATATCGCCCACGGCGGTAAAGATGATGACTGTATCTGGGGCGATCTCGGCAGCGATACTTTAATGGGAGATTTGGGCAACGATAGTTTATGGGGTGGCACCAGCAACCCAGATGTTCGAGATGTCTCCGGAGAAGACTTACTGTTTGGTGGTGCGGGGGACGATTTCCTCAATGGCGATGGGGGGAATGACTCCCTATCCGGTGGTGAAGGTAACGATACCCTACGCGGTGCTGAAAATGACGATCTCATCCAAAGCAATGGCGGAGATGACTGGCTAATGGGGGACGAAGGAAACGATCGCCTGTGTGGTTCGGATGGCAACGATACGATCTTTGGCGGACTCGGTAGTGACCGTCCGATTGGTTCTGTAGGGGAGAAAGATGTCCTCGGCGGTGGCGCGGGGGATGATTTCCTCAACGGTAATGAAGGGGAAGATCGGCTCTGCGGCGGGGATGGTAACGATACCCTGCACGGTGGCAAAGATAACGATGTCGTCGGTGGCGGCGATGGCGACGATCTCCTCTGGGGCGATTTGGGTGACGACACCTTGATTGGCGGTGAAGGAAACGATCGCTTTGTCTTGCAGGCGGGGGCGGGTACGGACGCGATCGCCGATTTTGTCTCGGGTACGGATGCGATCGCCCTCGCGGGAGGCTTAACTTTCGCGCAACTGGATCTGAGCGAAACGGGAACGGTAACTCTGATTCAATTCCAAGATGAAGTCTTGGCGACCTTAATCGGCGTCGTCAATTTGTCGGCGGCTGATTTCACCCTTATCGAAACTTCTGACTCGTTTTAA